The genomic segment ATCGCGGCATCGGCATCGGTGTGCCCGACAGCCGCAGCGGCGCCGGAGGCGACGATCAGACGGATGGCCTCAAGCCCACCGGGGAGCTCCGGCGCGATGGTCACCTGCCGGACGGTTCCGCGTCCGGCCTCGAGCAGCCGCCGGACGTCGTCGGCAACGGGATCCCGGAGCAACGAGGGTTCGTGCGCGCCGTGGTGTCCCGGGTCGAGGAACGGCCCTTCCAGGTGGGAACCGAGGATGTCGTGTTCGCTCTCGGTGAGGTCGGCGATCTCGGCGACCCGGCGGACGAGATCGTCGACCGGTGCGGTGACGAGCGAGACGACGGCGCGTGTGGTGCCGTGCTCCCTGTGCATCGCCCGCGCGGTGCGGATCGCGTCCGCGCCGTCATCGAAGGATGCTCCCGCGCCGCCGTGGCCGTGGATGTCGATGAAACCGGGCACGAGGATCGCGCCGGTGCCGGCGAGCTCCGTCGCGTCGATGACCTCGTCCGCCTCAGGCCAGTCGGAACCGGAACCGGTCGAGGCGACCAGCCCGTCCTCGAACCGGACCCAGGCATCCGGGGTCTGCTCCCCGTCGGTGATGAGGTGTGCGGAGTGGATCAGCCGGCTGGTCATCGTGCGCTCCAATCGATCTCGGCCGGGCGGTGGCCACCCCAGCCCGCGGCATCCCAGATCCCGCCGAGTGATCCGACCCGGGTGCGGAAGGCATCCCAGTCGCGGCCGCGAGGAGACCACGCCACTTCGGCGATGGCGGCGAGGCGGGGGAAGAGGAGCTGATCGATGTCCTCGAGGGTCTCGATCGTCTCGGACCAGAGCGGGGATTCGACGCCGGCGATCGCCTCGACGGGCAGCCCGTCGACGATGTCCTCCGGCTCCCACGTGTAGGCGGTCTCCAGATCGATCAGCGCCGCCCATGCCAGTCCGAGCGGGAAGTCTGCGTCGTACTTCTGGTCGAGATAGGCGGTGTTCGACGGCGACATGATGACGGATCCACCCCGTTCGGCGAACCGCCGTGCCTCGTCCGCGTGGGTGCCGGCGGGGGCGGTGCTGCCCCAGTACTGGCCGATCGTTCCCTCGGCGACCTGCGCCGATCCGGCCTCGTGCCAGGTGATCGGCGTCTTGCCGAGCTCGATGGTGAGGGCGGTGACGCGCTCGATGAAGGCGTCGAACTCGTCCTGCGGCGTTCCCAGGCACTCATCACCGCCGACGTGCAGGTACGGCCCGGGAGTGAGCTCGGCGACCCCGGTGAGCACGTCGCGCACGAACTCCCACGTCGCCTCGTCACGGATCTTCACGGAGGAGTGCCCGACGCCCCAACCGGTGTAGGGCTCACCGGCGACCGGGAGGTCCTGCCCGAGGGACTCGGCCTGCGCGAGCAGACCGTCGTTCATGACCGGCGCCTCCACGAGTTCGGGGTATGCGAGTCCGATCGCGTGCGTGTGGCCGGGCAGATCGATCTCGGGGACGACCGTCATGCGGTGCGCCGCGGCATAGCGGACGATCTCGCGGAAGTCGTCCTTCGTGTAGAAGCCGCCGGGGCGTCCGAAGACCGCCGTCGTCGCCCCGCGCTCGGTCAGCAACGGACGACTGTCGATGTGCAGCCGCCAGCCCTGGTCGTCGGTCAGGTGGAGGTGGAGCCGGTTGAACTTCAGCGAGGACGCCCGGTCGATCACGGCCTTGACAGTGTCGACGGGGAGGAACGTGCGAGCGGCGTCCACCATGACGCCGCGGTACGAGTAGCGAGGGGCGTCGGCGATCTCGACGGCGGGCACGGTCCAGCCGTCGTCCTCGACGAGCAGCTGACGCAGGGTCTGGATGCCGTAGAAGAGACCGGCCTCTGCGCCCTCGATCCGGACGGTGTCCCCGACGCGGAGGGTGTAGTCCTCGCCCTGGCGGGCGGTCCGGCGTACGACGATGTCGCCGGGTTCCGCGTTGCCCGCGACCACGGACGGACGCAGCCCGGTGCGGTCGGCCAGCATGTCGGCGAGGACGGATGCCGCGGCATCCGCCTCGTTCTCCACGACGATGCGCGTCGTCCCGGTCAGGGCCAGCACCCCCGGAGACTCGGTGACGGAAGCAGGCTGGGGCACAAGCGGCAAGACCATGAACAAAACCTACCCTGCACCGTCGGACCGTGTCAGATCGTTCCACCGCGACCGGCGAGGGGTTCCGCTATGCTCTAAGGGTCGCGACTGGCGTCTGGGTGGGTCACCACCGGGGAGCGACCGTTACGGAATTTCGACCGCGCGCCTGGGC from the Microbacterium ginsengiterrae genome contains:
- the nagA gene encoding N-acetylglucosamine-6-phosphate deacetylase; amino-acid sequence: MTSRLIHSAHLITDGEQTPDAWVRFEDGLVASTGSGSDWPEADEVIDATELAGTGAILVPGFIDIHGHGGAGASFDDGADAIRTARAMHREHGTTRAVVSLVTAPVDDLVRRVAEIADLTESEHDILGSHLEGPFLDPGHHGAHEPSLLRDPVADDVRRLLEAGRGTVRQVTIAPELPGGLEAIRLIVASGAAAAVGHTDADAAMATAAFDAGASILTHAFNAMPGIHHRAPGPVLAAAADHRVVLEGIADNVHLDPAVIRLLFTSAPGRVALVTDAMAAAGSADGSYDLGAVKVTVENGIARTVDTGSIAGSTLTQDVALVRAVQAGVPIAEAVRALTATPAAAIGLGGRLGTLTTGALGDAVLLDADLQVRWVQTGARVH
- a CDS encoding beta-N-acetylhexosaminidase — encoded protein: MVLPLVPQPASVTESPGVLALTGTTRIVVENEADAAASVLADMLADRTGLRPSVVAGNAEPGDIVVRRTARQGEDYTLRVGDTVRIEGAEAGLFYGIQTLRQLLVEDDGWTVPAVEIADAPRYSYRGVMVDAARTFLPVDTVKAVIDRASSLKFNRLHLHLTDDQGWRLHIDSRPLLTERGATTAVFGRPGGFYTKDDFREIVRYAAAHRMTVVPEIDLPGHTHAIGLAYPELVEAPVMNDGLLAQAESLGQDLPVAGEPYTGWGVGHSSVKIRDEATWEFVRDVLTGVAELTPGPYLHVGGDECLGTPQDEFDAFIERVTALTIELGKTPITWHEAGSAQVAEGTIGQYWGSTAPAGTHADEARRFAERGGSVIMSPSNTAYLDQKYDADFPLGLAWAALIDLETAYTWEPEDIVDGLPVEAIAGVESPLWSETIETLEDIDQLLFPRLAAIAEVAWSPRGRDWDAFRTRVGSLGGIWDAAGWGGHRPAEIDWSAR